In Poecilia reticulata strain Guanapo linkage group LG1, Guppy_female_1.0+MT, whole genome shotgun sequence, one genomic interval encodes:
- the LOC103472310 gene encoding CD209 antigen-like protein E isoform X5 yields the protein MSETDQRVGLKDGAALMEPEEENVYVNLEDLDGSKQQRPERAGGKPEGAASERGTGTRTGTRTGTGSCSKVFLGLLSFVLLTSVVAVGFLYQRDFSQLSRQLANQTAERSQLLLRQQNLTNQRDRLDARLKAAELDLDRMRSGSVFCPAGWRRFGCSCYLLSSSMSSWEGSRAQCLLTGADLVTISSQEEMEFLDQLGAQLKVWIGLKEASRGSGWKWTDGSSPGVTFWTRQTSWTSRTQSCAAFNRGSRSWSEEWCSQLLRWVCEKKASTSGRLQ from the exons ATGTCTGAAACAGACCAGCGGGTCGGTCTGAAGGACGGAGCGGCGCTGATGGagccagaagaagaaaacgttTACGTCAACCTGGAGGACCTGGACGGATCCAAACAGCAGCGACCCGAACGCGCCG GAGGTAAACCAGAGGGAGCCGCCTCTGAAAGgggaaccggaaccagaaccggaaccagaaccggaaccggttCGTGTTCTAAAGTTTTTCTGGGACTGCTGAGTTTCGTCCTGCTGACGTCGGTGGTGGCGGTCGGTTTCCTGT ACCAGAGAGATTTCAGCCAGCTGAGCAGACAGCTGGCCAATCAGACGGCAGAGAGAagccagctgctgctgaggcaGCAGAACCTGACCAATCAGAGGGACCGGCTGGACGCCCGTCTGAAGGCGGCAGAACTTGATCTGGACCGGATGAGGAGCGGTTCTG TGTTCTGCCCTGCAGGATGGAGGCGGTTCGGCTGCAGCTGCTACCTTCTGTCTTCGTCGATGAGCAGCTGGGAAGGCAgcagagctcagtgtttgctgACCGGAGCCGATCTGGTGACCATCAGCAGCCAGGAGGAAATG GAGTTCCTGGATCAGCTCGGAGCCCAGCTGAAGGTTTGGATCGGGCTGAAGGAAGCGAGCCGAGGTTCTGGATGGAAGTGGACCGATGGAAGTTCTCCAGGAGTCAC gttcTGGACGCGGCAGACATCTTGGACCAGCAGAACCCAGAGCTGTGCAGCTTTTAACAGAGGCAGCCGGTCATGGAGCGAAGAGTGGTGCTCTCAGCTGCTGCGGTGGGTCTGTGAGAAGAAGGCGTCCACGTCTGGACGTCTGCAGTAG
- the LOC103472310 gene encoding C-type lectin domain family 7 member A-like isoform X2, giving the protein MKPGSGSGRVLGGKPEGAASERGTGTRTGTRTGTGSCSKVFLGLLSFVLLTSVVAVGFLYQRDFSQLSRQLANQTAERSQLLLRQQNLTNQRDRLDARLKAAELDLDRMRSGSVFCPAGWRRFGCSCYLLSSSMSSWEGSRAQCLLTGADLVTISSQEEMEFLDQLGAQLKVWIGLKEASRGSGWKWTDGSSPGVTFWTRQTSWTSRTQSCAAFNRGSRSWSEEWCSQLLRSVVCSSSSSGFLHVLSASLKNQNHAPSGHFTHKHLFLFGHHRRKKRFVQKMHGENSGRTLNESLLGVF; this is encoded by the exons ATGAAacctggttcaggttctggacGGGTTCTGG GAGGTAAACCAGAGGGAGCCGCCTCTGAAAGgggaaccggaaccagaaccggaaccagaaccggaaccggttCGTGTTCTAAAGTTTTTCTGGGACTGCTGAGTTTCGTCCTGCTGACGTCGGTGGTGGCGGTCGGTTTCCTGT ACCAGAGAGATTTCAGCCAGCTGAGCAGACAGCTGGCCAATCAGACGGCAGAGAGAagccagctgctgctgaggcaGCAGAACCTGACCAATCAGAGGGACCGGCTGGACGCCCGTCTGAAGGCGGCAGAACTTGATCTGGACCGGATGAGGAGCGGTTCTG TGTTCTGCCCTGCAGGATGGAGGCGGTTCGGCTGCAGCTGCTACCTTCTGTCTTCGTCGATGAGCAGCTGGGAAGGCAgcagagctcagtgtttgctgACCGGAGCCGATCTGGTGACCATCAGCAGCCAGGAGGAAATG GAGTTCCTGGATCAGCTCGGAGCCCAGCTGAAGGTTTGGATCGGGCTGAAGGAAGCGAGCCGAGGTTCTGGATGGAAGTGGACCGATGGAAGTTCTCCAGGAGTCAC gttcTGGACGCGGCAGACATCTTGGACCAGCAGAACCCAGAGCTGTGCAGCTTTTAACAGAGGCAGCCGGTCATGGAGCGAAGAGTGGTGCTCTCAGCTGCTGCG atcAGTTGTTTGTAGTTCATCTTCCTCTGGGTTCCTTCATGTTCTGTCTGCCAGCctgaagaaccagaaccacgcTCCTTCAGGACATTTCACAcataaacatctttttttgtttggacatcacagaagaaaaaaacgttttgtcCAGAAAATGCATGGAGAAAACTCTGGAAGAACTCTGAATGAATCGCTGCTCGGAGTTTTTTAA
- the LOC103472310 gene encoding C-type lectin domain family 9 member A-like isoform X4: MSETDQRVGLKDGAALMEPEEENVYVNLEDLDGSKQQRPERAGGKPEGAASERGTGTRTGTRTGTGSCSKVFLGLLSFVLLTSVVAVGFLYQRDFSQLSRQLANQTAERSQLLLRQQNLTNQRDRLDARLKAAELDLDRMRSGSVFCPAGWRRFGCSCYLLSSSMSSWEGSRAQCLLTGADLVTISSQEEMEFLDQLGAQLKVWIGLKEASRGSGWKWTDGSSPGVTFWTRQTSWTSRTQSCAAFNRGSRSWSEEWCSQLLRNAVDDICSFYKVCQRRECTAS; this comes from the exons ATGTCTGAAACAGACCAGCGGGTCGGTCTGAAGGACGGAGCGGCGCTGATGGagccagaagaagaaaacgttTACGTCAACCTGGAGGACCTGGACGGATCCAAACAGCAGCGACCCGAACGCGCCG GAGGTAAACCAGAGGGAGCCGCCTCTGAAAGgggaaccggaaccagaaccggaaccagaaccggaaccggttCGTGTTCTAAAGTTTTTCTGGGACTGCTGAGTTTCGTCCTGCTGACGTCGGTGGTGGCGGTCGGTTTCCTGT ACCAGAGAGATTTCAGCCAGCTGAGCAGACAGCTGGCCAATCAGACGGCAGAGAGAagccagctgctgctgaggcaGCAGAACCTGACCAATCAGAGGGACCGGCTGGACGCCCGTCTGAAGGCGGCAGAACTTGATCTGGACCGGATGAGGAGCGGTTCTG TGTTCTGCCCTGCAGGATGGAGGCGGTTCGGCTGCAGCTGCTACCTTCTGTCTTCGTCGATGAGCAGCTGGGAAGGCAgcagagctcagtgtttgctgACCGGAGCCGATCTGGTGACCATCAGCAGCCAGGAGGAAATG GAGTTCCTGGATCAGCTCGGAGCCCAGCTGAAGGTTTGGATCGGGCTGAAGGAAGCGAGCCGAGGTTCTGGATGGAAGTGGACCGATGGAAGTTCTCCAGGAGTCAC gttcTGGACGCGGCAGACATCTTGGACCAGCAGAACCCAGAGCTGTGCAGCTTTTAACAGAGGCAGCCGGTCATGGAGCGAAGAGTGGTGCTCTCAGCTGCTGCG GAATGCTGTGGATGATATCTGCTCGTTCTATAAGGTCTGTCAGCGAAGGGAATGCACCGCGTCCTGA
- the LOC103472328 gene encoding stonustoxin subunit alpha-like isoform X2 gives MASDHMCVAALGRPVALGMLYDARQDELITDFTLWDRETIKKVSIRTLQRSSSYETSASDSIEAKASLLSADTSLILSVLSGLVEAGGSANYLNDHKEFKNQSRVVLRYKATTAYERLELNHAEAKKLQVRDVIKNSPATHVVTGVLHGANAFFVFDSETLDSSSLHSMEKGMHSLIKKIPKLDPEGNAVRNLREEEKNIIEKFTCKFYGDFILHRNPATFEEAADACRKLPGLLGDDGEKSVPVKVWLSPLKSLDPSAAQLKGDLSDGLIRKAENVLKGVREIQMRCNEAMEKEVVKTFPQIHKKLKSFQHLCEDYLKTVQQTLQEKIPLIREGEEEEEESLENFLDEQEKTPFSRKNLDMWLDNSDRETNVITSCLEIMKGIRIIPDESDLDRQVLGVEDALCFVFTSIETRDPFMDQMDGYFNETPAKVAPPAKDQWFFSDEVLGNIKQKADMVSETAKGLKSSSRFSFLIAALPSEQFRGATVHRYRKGVKKTEDFSKPPIYQVRNVTDKQDLMWYSCDLTLDPETVNGNLILSDGGKKATYGANQKYPETEKRFNPYPQVLCSQGLTGRHYFEVVWSSEVSKQLGIGLAYESIPRKGSGRNTGFGYNGVSWYFGVNDSDLRAWHSRSKTWSSALPAGCNRVGVYLDWPGGTLSFYQVSSNTLTHLYTFENRFSAPLYPGFYIWNKNNSAAFSPV, from the exons ATGGCCTCGGATCACATGTGTGTGGCCGCCCTGGGTCGGCCGGTCGCTCTGGGAATGCTGTACGACGCTCGACAAGATGAGCTCATCACAG atttcacTTTGTGGGACAGAGAAACGATTAAGAAAGTGTCCATAAGAACGCTCCAGCGCAGCAGTAGTTATGAGACGTCGGCCTCAGACTCCATTGAAGCCAAAGCGTCTCTGCTGAGCGCCGACACGTCGCTCATTCTCAGCGTTCTGAGCGGTTTGGTTGAAGCTGGAGGATCTGCCAACTATCTGAACGACCACAAGGAGTTCAAGAACCAGAGCAGAGTCGTCCTTCGGTACAAAGCAACGACGGCTTATGAGCGACTGGAACTGAATCATGCAGAAGCCAAAAAACTGCAAGTCAGAGACGTTATTAAGAACAGCCCAGCAACGCATGTAGTCACAGGCGTCCTTCACGGGGCCAacgctttctttgtgtttgacaGCGAGACGTTGGACAGCAGCAGTCTGCACAGCATGGAGAAAGGCATGCACAGCTTAATCAAGAAGATCCCAAAACTGGATCCTGAAGGAAACGCAGTCAGAAAtctgagagaagaagaaaaaaacatcattgaAAAATTCACCTGTAAATTTTATGGAGATTTCATTCTGCACAGGAACCCTGCAACCTTTGAGGAGGCAGCAGATGCCTGCAGAAAACTCCCAGGGCTTCTGGGAGACGACGGAGAGAAATcagttccagttaaagtttgGCTGAGCCCCCTGAAGAGCCTGGATCCATCTGCAGCTCAGCTGAAGGGAGACCTTTCTGATGGCCTGATCAGAAAGgctgaaaatgttctgaaagGAGTCAGAGAAATACAGATGAGATGCAACGAGGCCATGGAAAAAGAAGTGGTGAAAACCTTCCCACAGATCCACAAAAAGCTGAAGAGTTTCCAACATCTCTGTGAAGATTACCTGAAAACAGTCCAGCAGACCCTGCAGGAGAAAATCCCTCTGATCCGGgaaggtgaagaagaagaagaagaatcgTTAGAAAACTTCCTTGATGAGCAGGAGAAGACTCCGTTCAGCCGGAAAAACTTGGACATGTGGCTGGATAATTCAGACAGAGAAACCAACGTCATCACATCCTGCTTAGAGATCATGAAGGGAATCAGGATCATCCCAGACGAGTCAGACCTGGACAGGCAGGTTCTGGGTGTGGAAGACGCCCTCTGCTTCGTCTTCACCTCCATTGAAACTCGTGACCCCTTCATGGACCAGATGGACGGTTACTTTAATGAAACTCCAGCCAAAGTGGCTCCACCAGCTAAGGACCAGTGGTTCTTCTCAGATGAGGTCTTAGGAAACATCAAGCAGAAAGCCGACATGGTCTCAGAAACCGCTAAAGGcctgaagagcagcagcaggtttagTTTCCTCATAGCAGCTCTGCCAAGCGAGCAGTTCAGAGGAGCAACCGTCCACCGTTACAGGAAAGGGGTGAAGAAAACCGAAGACTTCTCCAAACCTCCCATTTATCAAGTGAGAAATGTAACGGATAAGCAAGACTTAATGTGGT ATTCCTGTGATCTGACCTTGGACCCAGAGACTGTGAATGGGAACCTCATTCTGTCTGACGGAGGCAAAAAGGCGACATATGGAGCAAATCAGAAATATCCTGAAACCGAGAAGAGGTTTAATCCGTACCCCCAGGTTCTCTGCAGCCAAGGCCTGACGGGCCGTCACTACTTTGAGGTTGTGTGGAGCAGTGAAGTGTCTAAACAGCTCGGTATCGGTCTTGCATATGAAAGCATTCCACGAAAAGGAAGCGGCAGGAACACTGGGTTTGGATATAACGGCGTCTCCTGGTATTTTGGTGTTAATGACAGTGACCTGCGTGCGTGGCACAGTCGCAGTAAGACGTGGTCCTCTGCTCTCCCTGCTGGATGCAACAGAGTCGGGGTCTATTTGGACTGGCCCGGTGGGACGCTGTCCTTCTACCAGGTGTCCTCCAACACTCTGACCCATCTCTACACCTTTGAGAACCGATTCTCTGCACCTCTTTACCCGGGTTTCTACatctggaacaaaaacaactctgctGCATTCAGCCCAGTGTAA
- the LOC103472328 gene encoding stonustoxin subunit alpha-like isoform X1: protein MNLSLQVGDMASDHMCVAALGRPVALGMLYDARQDELITDFTLWDRETIKKVSIRTLQRSSSYETSASDSIEAKASLLSADTSLILSVLSGLVEAGGSANYLNDHKEFKNQSRVVLRYKATTAYERLELNHAEAKKLQVRDVIKNSPATHVVTGVLHGANAFFVFDSETLDSSSLHSMEKGMHSLIKKIPKLDPEGNAVRNLREEEKNIIEKFTCKFYGDFILHRNPATFEEAADACRKLPGLLGDDGEKSVPVKVWLSPLKSLDPSAAQLKGDLSDGLIRKAENVLKGVREIQMRCNEAMEKEVVKTFPQIHKKLKSFQHLCEDYLKTVQQTLQEKIPLIREGEEEEEESLENFLDEQEKTPFSRKNLDMWLDNSDRETNVITSCLEIMKGIRIIPDESDLDRQVLGVEDALCFVFTSIETRDPFMDQMDGYFNETPAKVAPPAKDQWFFSDEVLGNIKQKADMVSETAKGLKSSSRFSFLIAALPSEQFRGATVHRYRKGVKKTEDFSKPPIYQVRNVTDKQDLMWYSCDLTLDPETVNGNLILSDGGKKATYGANQKYPETEKRFNPYPQVLCSQGLTGRHYFEVVWSSEVSKQLGIGLAYESIPRKGSGRNTGFGYNGVSWYFGVNDSDLRAWHSRSKTWSSALPAGCNRVGVYLDWPGGTLSFYQVSSNTLTHLYTFENRFSAPLYPGFYIWNKNNSAAFSPV from the exons ATGAATCTGTCCCTTCAGGTTGGAGACATGGCCTCGGATCACATGTGTGTGGCCGCCCTGGGTCGGCCGGTCGCTCTGGGAATGCTGTACGACGCTCGACAAGATGAGCTCATCACAG atttcacTTTGTGGGACAGAGAAACGATTAAGAAAGTGTCCATAAGAACGCTCCAGCGCAGCAGTAGTTATGAGACGTCGGCCTCAGACTCCATTGAAGCCAAAGCGTCTCTGCTGAGCGCCGACACGTCGCTCATTCTCAGCGTTCTGAGCGGTTTGGTTGAAGCTGGAGGATCTGCCAACTATCTGAACGACCACAAGGAGTTCAAGAACCAGAGCAGAGTCGTCCTTCGGTACAAAGCAACGACGGCTTATGAGCGACTGGAACTGAATCATGCAGAAGCCAAAAAACTGCAAGTCAGAGACGTTATTAAGAACAGCCCAGCAACGCATGTAGTCACAGGCGTCCTTCACGGGGCCAacgctttctttgtgtttgacaGCGAGACGTTGGACAGCAGCAGTCTGCACAGCATGGAGAAAGGCATGCACAGCTTAATCAAGAAGATCCCAAAACTGGATCCTGAAGGAAACGCAGTCAGAAAtctgagagaagaagaaaaaaacatcattgaAAAATTCACCTGTAAATTTTATGGAGATTTCATTCTGCACAGGAACCCTGCAACCTTTGAGGAGGCAGCAGATGCCTGCAGAAAACTCCCAGGGCTTCTGGGAGACGACGGAGAGAAATcagttccagttaaagtttgGCTGAGCCCCCTGAAGAGCCTGGATCCATCTGCAGCTCAGCTGAAGGGAGACCTTTCTGATGGCCTGATCAGAAAGgctgaaaatgttctgaaagGAGTCAGAGAAATACAGATGAGATGCAACGAGGCCATGGAAAAAGAAGTGGTGAAAACCTTCCCACAGATCCACAAAAAGCTGAAGAGTTTCCAACATCTCTGTGAAGATTACCTGAAAACAGTCCAGCAGACCCTGCAGGAGAAAATCCCTCTGATCCGGgaaggtgaagaagaagaagaagaatcgTTAGAAAACTTCCTTGATGAGCAGGAGAAGACTCCGTTCAGCCGGAAAAACTTGGACATGTGGCTGGATAATTCAGACAGAGAAACCAACGTCATCACATCCTGCTTAGAGATCATGAAGGGAATCAGGATCATCCCAGACGAGTCAGACCTGGACAGGCAGGTTCTGGGTGTGGAAGACGCCCTCTGCTTCGTCTTCACCTCCATTGAAACTCGTGACCCCTTCATGGACCAGATGGACGGTTACTTTAATGAAACTCCAGCCAAAGTGGCTCCACCAGCTAAGGACCAGTGGTTCTTCTCAGATGAGGTCTTAGGAAACATCAAGCAGAAAGCCGACATGGTCTCAGAAACCGCTAAAGGcctgaagagcagcagcaggtttagTTTCCTCATAGCAGCTCTGCCAAGCGAGCAGTTCAGAGGAGCAACCGTCCACCGTTACAGGAAAGGGGTGAAGAAAACCGAAGACTTCTCCAAACCTCCCATTTATCAAGTGAGAAATGTAACGGATAAGCAAGACTTAATGTGGT ATTCCTGTGATCTGACCTTGGACCCAGAGACTGTGAATGGGAACCTCATTCTGTCTGACGGAGGCAAAAAGGCGACATATGGAGCAAATCAGAAATATCCTGAAACCGAGAAGAGGTTTAATCCGTACCCCCAGGTTCTCTGCAGCCAAGGCCTGACGGGCCGTCACTACTTTGAGGTTGTGTGGAGCAGTGAAGTGTCTAAACAGCTCGGTATCGGTCTTGCATATGAAAGCATTCCACGAAAAGGAAGCGGCAGGAACACTGGGTTTGGATATAACGGCGTCTCCTGGTATTTTGGTGTTAATGACAGTGACCTGCGTGCGTGGCACAGTCGCAGTAAGACGTGGTCCTCTGCTCTCCCTGCTGGATGCAACAGAGTCGGGGTCTATTTGGACTGGCCCGGTGGGACGCTGTCCTTCTACCAGGTGTCCTCCAACACTCTGACCCATCTCTACACCTTTGAGAACCGATTCTCTGCACCTCTTTACCCGGGTTTCTACatctggaacaaaaacaactctgctGCATTCAGCCCAGTGTAA
- the LOC103472310 gene encoding C-type lectin domain family 9 member A-like isoform X3, with product MSETDQRVGLKDGAALMEPEEENVYVNLEDLDGSKQQRPERAGGKPEGAASERGTGTRTGTRTGTGSCSKVFLGLLSFVLLTSVVAVGFLYQRDFSQLSRQLANQTAERSQLLLRQQNLTNQRDRLDARLKAAELDLDRMRSGSVFCPAGWRRFGCSCYLLSSSMSSWEGSRAQCLLTGADLVTISSQEEMEFLDQLGAQLKVWIGLKEASRGSGWKWTDGSSPGVTFWTRQTSWTSRTQSCAAFNRGSRSWSEEWCSQLLRSNSLAALWTHLGGGRSRCWWEELH from the exons ATGTCTGAAACAGACCAGCGGGTCGGTCTGAAGGACGGAGCGGCGCTGATGGagccagaagaagaaaacgttTACGTCAACCTGGAGGACCTGGACGGATCCAAACAGCAGCGACCCGAACGCGCCG GAGGTAAACCAGAGGGAGCCGCCTCTGAAAGgggaaccggaaccagaaccggaaccagaaccggaaccggttCGTGTTCTAAAGTTTTTCTGGGACTGCTGAGTTTCGTCCTGCTGACGTCGGTGGTGGCGGTCGGTTTCCTGT ACCAGAGAGATTTCAGCCAGCTGAGCAGACAGCTGGCCAATCAGACGGCAGAGAGAagccagctgctgctgaggcaGCAGAACCTGACCAATCAGAGGGACCGGCTGGACGCCCGTCTGAAGGCGGCAGAACTTGATCTGGACCGGATGAGGAGCGGTTCTG TGTTCTGCCCTGCAGGATGGAGGCGGTTCGGCTGCAGCTGCTACCTTCTGTCTTCGTCGATGAGCAGCTGGGAAGGCAgcagagctcagtgtttgctgACCGGAGCCGATCTGGTGACCATCAGCAGCCAGGAGGAAATG GAGTTCCTGGATCAGCTCGGAGCCCAGCTGAAGGTTTGGATCGGGCTGAAGGAAGCGAGCCGAGGTTCTGGATGGAAGTGGACCGATGGAAGTTCTCCAGGAGTCAC gttcTGGACGCGGCAGACATCTTGGACCAGCAGAACCCAGAGCTGTGCAGCTTTTAACAGAGGCAGCCGGTCATGGAGCGAAGAGTGGTGCTCTCAGCTGCTGCG GTCCAACAGTCTGGCTGCGCTGTGGACTCACCTGGGCGGAGGCCGGTCCAGGTGTTGGTGGGAGGAGCTTCACTGA
- the LOC103472310 gene encoding C-type lectin domain family 7 member A-like isoform X1, whose product MSETDQRVGLKDGAALMEPEEENVYVNLEDLDGSKQQRPERAGGKPEGAASERGTGTRTGTRTGTGSCSKVFLGLLSFVLLTSVVAVGFLYQRDFSQLSRQLANQTAERSQLLLRQQNLTNQRDRLDARLKAAELDLDRMRSGSVFCPAGWRRFGCSCYLLSSSMSSWEGSRAQCLLTGADLVTISSQEEMEFLDQLGAQLKVWIGLKEASRGSGWKWTDGSSPGVTFWTRQTSWTSRTQSCAAFNRGSRSWSEEWCSQLLRSVVCSSSSSGFLHVLSASLKNQNHAPSGHFTHKHLFLFGHHRRKKRFVQKMHGENSGRTLNESLLGVF is encoded by the exons ATGTCTGAAACAGACCAGCGGGTCGGTCTGAAGGACGGAGCGGCGCTGATGGagccagaagaagaaaacgttTACGTCAACCTGGAGGACCTGGACGGATCCAAACAGCAGCGACCCGAACGCGCCG GAGGTAAACCAGAGGGAGCCGCCTCTGAAAGgggaaccggaaccagaaccggaaccagaaccggaaccggttCGTGTTCTAAAGTTTTTCTGGGACTGCTGAGTTTCGTCCTGCTGACGTCGGTGGTGGCGGTCGGTTTCCTGT ACCAGAGAGATTTCAGCCAGCTGAGCAGACAGCTGGCCAATCAGACGGCAGAGAGAagccagctgctgctgaggcaGCAGAACCTGACCAATCAGAGGGACCGGCTGGACGCCCGTCTGAAGGCGGCAGAACTTGATCTGGACCGGATGAGGAGCGGTTCTG TGTTCTGCCCTGCAGGATGGAGGCGGTTCGGCTGCAGCTGCTACCTTCTGTCTTCGTCGATGAGCAGCTGGGAAGGCAgcagagctcagtgtttgctgACCGGAGCCGATCTGGTGACCATCAGCAGCCAGGAGGAAATG GAGTTCCTGGATCAGCTCGGAGCCCAGCTGAAGGTTTGGATCGGGCTGAAGGAAGCGAGCCGAGGTTCTGGATGGAAGTGGACCGATGGAAGTTCTCCAGGAGTCAC gttcTGGACGCGGCAGACATCTTGGACCAGCAGAACCCAGAGCTGTGCAGCTTTTAACAGAGGCAGCCGGTCATGGAGCGAAGAGTGGTGCTCTCAGCTGCTGCG atcAGTTGTTTGTAGTTCATCTTCCTCTGGGTTCCTTCATGTTCTGTCTGCCAGCctgaagaaccagaaccacgcTCCTTCAGGACATTTCACAcataaacatctttttttgtttggacatcacagaagaaaaaaacgttttgtcCAGAAAATGCATGGAGAAAACTCTGGAAGAACTCTGAATGAATCGCTGCTCGGAGTTTTTTAA